Genomic segment of Vicinamibacteria bacterium:
CGAAGTGTGCTCGTCGAGCGAGTAGTGACGCGCGACTTCGTAATGTCGCGAAAGATAGAAGCTGGGCGGGTTGTTCTCGGCGCCGTCGACGACGCCTTGTTGGAGCGAGGTATAGAGCTCACCCCAGGCAATCGGGGTCGCCGCACCGCCGAGCGCCTGCACCATGCTGATGGCGAGGCTCGATTCCTGAGTGCGGATCTTGAGACCCTCGAGATCGGTAGGGCTCGAGATCGGTTTTTCTTTCGAGTAGAAGCTCCGGCTGCCAGCGTCGTAATACGTGAGACCGCGGAGGCCCTGATCTTCGCCGGCTCCGAGAATGTTTTTGCCGATTTCGCCATGGAGCACCTTTTGCCGATGCCCTTCGTCGCGGAACAAGTAGGGAAGGCTGAATACCGCGTAACGCGGTACGAAGTTCTCGAGAACGCTCGTCGAGACCTTGGTCATCCCCAAGGCACCAATTTGAAGGAGCTCGAGACACTCGCGCTCGGTGCCGAGCTGCTCGGCAGGATGGACGTCGATTCGGATCCTGCCGCTGGATTTCTCGGCGGCGCGCTCGGCGAGAAACACCATCGCCTCGTGAACTGGATGGCTCGTCGGCAGGCCATGAGCGAGCTTGATGACGCGGACACCGTTGCCGCCGCCGCACGAAATCGCGAAGACGCTCGCGAGTAGCCAGACGGCGACGACTCCGAGGTCGACCTCGATTCCATCCGATTCGATATCGAGCTTCGCTTCGGCGGTACCCCGGATCTCGGGAGTGGAGCCCTCTCGGGGGCCCGCCCGGGCGCCGGATGGCGGAAGCAACGAAATCGAAAAAGGCATCGCTCTATCGGCCCTTCGTGAGCCAGGATTCGGCTGAAGCGTACCCTTCCAGATCACCGACGTCGAGGCGATCTCCTCGCATCTCGTGGGTGAACACCGGAAGCCGCGGCGCGAGCCAGGCGATGAAGCTCCCGAGTGCGTCGGCGGACGGGCGCTCGACGACGTAGCGCCCGAGCTCTTCGACAGCGTCGGCTTGCAGCATATAGAGAGCGGGGCACGCCCATTGGGAGGGTGGGCTCTCGGGTTTCTCCACGAGTCGGACGAGTCGGCCAGCGTCGTCGATTTCCGCGACACCCGTCCTCCTCAGCTTGTCGCGATTGGGCTCGAGGTACCGGAGGATCAAGTTGCGGGGCTTCTTTAGGTAGTCGGTGACGAACGGCTCGAGCGTATCTCGAAACAGATTGTCGCCCGCCGCCACGAGCACCGGCTCTCGAACGCCGAGCTGGTCGATCGTCCACGCGAGATCTTGTACCGCCCCGAGACGCGCCTCGTCGTGGGTGACGCCGTTGTTGAGGACGACCACCCGGCTCTCGCCCCAGGCGATGAATCGATCGTGAAACCGTGCATTGGAGACGACGACGATCTGCTCGAAGAACCCAGTCTCCTCGAGCCCATCGACGAGGTGGCCGACGATGGGCTTCCCCGCGGCGGGGAGAAGCGTTTTGGCGTGACCGCGGGTCAACGGATACATGCGGGTACCGAAACCGGCGCACAGGACAATCGCCTTCACAGGACGCGGACTCCGTCGTCGCTCTCGACGGTGAAGGCTTTCATGGGGAGCTCGGCATCGTCTCCGACGAGCGCCACGACGCAGCCGCCGAAGCCCGCTCCGCTGAAGCGTGAGCCGTATACGCCTTTCGTCTCGCTCAGCGTCCGTTGAATCTCGATGAGCTCGGGTGAGCCCGCTTCCCAGTTCTCGATCGAGCTTTGGCAGGACGCCTTCATCAGCGCACCGAAGCCCTCGATGTCCCCTTGCTTCCACAACTCGATGCCGCGCCGGACGCGGGCTCTCTCGGTGAAGAAGTGTCGTGCGCGAAGGAATTCGCGTCCCGTCAATCGGTCGCCGAAACGTTCGAACACCTCGTCGTCGAAATCGTCGAGGCCGGCGACCGGGCCTCGTCCGGTGTAAACGGCGAGCTTTCGACAAGCCGCGAAACATTCGTCCACGCGCGCGTTGTAGCCGGTTTCGGCGAGGTTGCGGTTAGAGCCGCTCGGGACCACGACGATCTGAAACGACGGGGCGCCCTCACCGAGAGGGATGGGCTCCCACTTCACGTTTCTGGAATCGATGGCGAGAATATGTCCCCGTCGGGCGCCGACGATGGCGGCG
This window contains:
- a CDS encoding TRAP transporter substrate-binding protein; translation: MPFSISLLPPSGARAGPREGSTPEIRGTAEAKLDIESDGIEVDLGVVAVWLLASVFAISCGGGNGVRVIKLAHGLPTSHPVHEAMVFLAERAAEKSSGRIRIDVHPAEQLGTERECLELLQIGALGMTKVSTSVLENFVPRYAVFSLPYLFRDEGHRQKVLHGEIGKNILGAGEDQGLRGLTYYDAGSRSFYSKEKPISSPTDLEGLKIRTQESSLAISMVQALGGAATPIAWGELYTSLQQGVVDGAENNPPSFYLSRHYEVARHYSLDEHTSTPDVLLIGVRLWRELSSEEREAVSIAAEESAKLQLRLWRKATEEALDALRAAGVEIVSPDKAPFVAAVESIYQRYRGEAELAALIDDIRAVE
- a CDS encoding sugar phosphate nucleotidyltransferase gives rise to the protein MKAIVLCAGFGTRMYPLTRGHAKTLLPAAGKPIVGHLVDGLEETGFFEQIVVVSNARFHDRFIAWGESRVVVLNNGVTHDEARLGAVQDLAWTIDQLGVREPVLVAAGDNLFRDTLEPFVTDYLKKPRNLILRYLEPNRDKLRRTGVAEIDDAGRLVRLVEKPESPPSQWACPALYMLQADAVEELGRYVVERPSADALGSFIAWLAPRLPVFTHEMRGDRLDVGDLEGYASAESWLTKGR